ATCTATGTTTTGTGGTCTTCCCTCACCCTTATGGATCAAATATCCAGCCATCATTTTGACTAAGTGAAATTGCAACAGTCAGTTCTTGTCACTGGATCCATGGTTGGTGATATCTTTCCACTGTCTTCTCTTAtcctttctctctcttcctttcttttccttataTATTTTCTTAAGTGATTCTTTTATACTTTTATATTGTTTCATTTCTATAGATAATAATTAAAAGGGCTCTGTACCTCATTTTCACTACAACCAAATTGTTCTAAAATAAACTTGcattatacatatatgtatatgtatgtatatgtatatgtatgtatatatatatatatatatatataaacaccagTCATTCAGTGTCATTTCACTCTACTCTGCCCCAAGGAATCCATTAACCAAAACCTCACTTTACCCTCTGGGAGTGGGCATAACATCCCTTCATCTGATGGATGCACATTTTCACTTGTTTATGAACTTTCATACTTTTAAAATTCCCTCTCATTATACTTTGTTGCTAGTTTTAGCTCCAGCTGGGCTTTGGCTTTTCTGATTTAAGGGAAATAAAAGCTGGAAATAAGCCATTTCAAACACTGAATGCTTCATTTAACAAATATTTACGATTTTTTTTCAGGAACCAGTGATTCTGAAGACTGCCTGATCATGATGGCTCATGCTACTATTTATGTGGGTTGCACTGTTCCTCAATTACTGAGAGGTGCTCAGAGCAGGATTTTTCCCTCTCATTCTCCACTGGGGGTGTTGAGGCACTCTGCTTTTTGTTACTGCACAGGCAATGGGTAGGTTATCCActtccttggggtttttttaagagtGCCATGGTAACACTCTCAAAATCAAACTGACAAATTACTACAGACCTATAAATGCTTAATCTAACTCCcaattatatatttgtatttaattCTTATTTAGATTTGTGTCATCTGTAGTCTGGATTACACTGGTAAATTGTTATGTTAATAGAAATTCATATCAGTAAGGGACAGTAGCACAGCTGTCAAAATTACAATtatctttgtttgctttttcttgcAGCACAATCAAATCAAAAAGGAAAATGGATCATCTAGAGAGGACAGCAAATAATTTTCGACAGGAGGTTAGTGTTCTGTTCTTTAGGATGcaagtaattttaatttttatgctACAAGGATAATTATATTGGATAATAatattcaatttttaggctccaTTTTGCCTTCTGCTGGAGTCtggttttcttatttttctcctcattttttatATTTGTTACTGGTATAAAATTAGCATATTTAGTGCTCAGTGGGTGAAATGTAATGAGTTTTTAAGTTTTTCAGTGATATTATGCTGTTTACTTTATGTTGGACAAGAAACTTAATATATTTCTGGCCAACTATGGATTATAATAAGTTATGAAAGCACATGGATATCCCACATTTCTAAACTGACTTCTCATATTTTTATGGATTTATACAATTCTTGTTCAGGCTTGAGATTTTAAAATGTGGAAAATGTCCTTTTATAACATAGGAGCAAAGGCAAAAAGTGTAGACATTTTGAAGGGAGAGATGATAAAAGATCTTCAGTTTTATCTAGTTTAATTCATAAATACAAGGAAGATAAAGCATTGTTCTCCATCAAATCCAGAAAGGCTTATTCTGGATCTCAGTTTTGAGCAGCAAGTATTCTTTTTCATAATGTTCAGGGGGGAACAGACTCTTGTACTTCACACAGATATTTCCTTTCTGTAATAAGCTGAAGTGGATGCACACAGATGGAAACTCACCACACATCTGTCAGTGTGTGTACATGAAATCCTTCTCTGCTGTTTTTCCCTAACTGTAGTGGAGAATAAATCACATTTTTCCCAAGAGGAAGCTGGGTGCAGGGGATATGTAGGAAACCCCCAAGAGAGAAGATTCAGCCCTGTCTGACCTGGGCTGTAGATGGATGAGACAAGTGCAGCCTGGTTCTGCCTGTCACCAGAGCTGTGCCTCAGCTATTCCCACTAATGCCAGCTCTTCCCTGAGTACAGATCAGTGCTGCTTGTGGACATCAGCTGCTCTGGTGGATCCTGTTTACCCCAAAAAAATGGATGTAGAGACAGGCACAGACCAATGCATTTTCTCTTTTGCTTCTGATAGGAAAAAAATGATGGCACTTCTGAGTGGTGCAGCCATGgggattttttatatttattgttTGGCTTGCTTCCTTTCTCTGCTCCATGTCAGTACCTGAAAAATACATGGAAAATGGATCCTTGTGAGGTGTTGGAAGCTCAGGGTTGGTGCAGGGAACTGTAAGGCACAAGAAAGAGAAGGAAGCTGTATGAGATAGGTGAAAGAGCAAGGCTGAGTTCCTGCTACTGCACATTCTCTGCATATCAGAGGATTatgctgtttctttttttaatgcttgATTTAttctttgttgctttgtttctgaCCACTTTGAAATCAGTTTATTTTAAATCCTCTGCTTGGTTTTAAATTCCATATAATCAGCAGTTGGCTTCCCTCAGCCAATATTGCCTTATTTGGCCATTTCAGTCCTGTAAAAGATGAAAGAATCATAAATCTGTGTTGCATTACTGTGAATGCTACAGACCATTGCCTGTTGAAGAGTGATAATGGCAAGGAAAAGTGACTAATGCTTTCTTGAAATACAGCTGCAAAATCCAGAGTCCTGTGCCCTCCTCTCACTGCAGCCTTGCTCTGACCAGTTGGACACCCTTGTGATGGACCCAAATACTGGCTGAATGTCTTTGATCACCCTGACTCaaatttaatttttgaaataaCTTTATACCAATTAAGAATTAAATTTCAAGTACTCTTGCAGCTCTCAGCCAAATAATGAATTAAAGAGGGCACTGAAGAGTAAAGAAGGGAATGAAGTCCAACTTTAATGTCCTTTTCTTGCACTTCTCCATCAGAACAACCACTGAAGTCATGTATCTGACATTTCTCTTGTTAACTTTGACTGCATTCCTCATTTAATACTGTCTGCTAAAGTGGAACAGGAATCCATTCTACTTCATTTTAAATTAGCAAATGTCCTGCTGTTTAATGGGACAGGGAACATGTTCAGATGTTGCTTTAAGAATAAATTAATTTCCTGCCATATGTTTTAAATTACAGCATAGTTGCTTAaagtgaaatttttttttatctgtTTGATCTTAGACAAATGATAAATGGTAGAGTTGTGGTGGTATTTTGAGTATTTCCTTGTGTGGTAAGTGACATCAGCATTTTTAACAGTAAAATCTGTGTATTGCTGTGTGTAGAAAATACTTAGGGCATTGCTTTCTTTGTAGAGGAAAAAAAGGTTAATATTCATAGTCCAAAAATCCTGAAAaagaagggcagggaggggatgaaAATCTATGTTACACTGATGGGCATCAAAGAATTTAAGTGGGGTACTCATCCCCAATGGTTCTTTTTGCAAACTCAGCTTttcatttttcatcttttttaaaACTCCCTAAAAGTAGTATTAACTATGGCTCTGACATCCCCTACCATGTGGCTGCCAAACAAAATCTGCTCTGGTAACCAGCCATGAGACCTTGTGTCTTGGTTTCCCTGTGCTCAAATGGATGTAGGGGATAAATGCAGTAACACAAGGCTTGTTGGTTTTCTTTCACTGATGCATTAACATTAATGCATAATCGTTCAGTAATGCACTTAATTACTTAAATTAATCTAGATCCAGAAGTGTCCCTGGGACTTCATCTGCAACTGATTTTTTACAAGTCTTTTTTCTTTATATCAGAGATCTTTTTACTTTGTTGCTGGAGGATGCAGGAGTGTGTGTCTTGTGTAGATGTCTGAAGAATCTGCTCAGTGATAACTAGCAATCCCCTCTCCTTAGAGCTATGTTCTCTTCAGCTGAGCTAAAGTAAGTTTGTTTAGAGTCTTAGAAAAGTCTGCTCTCCATTCAATGACTATTTAagtgaatcatagaatggtttgggcttgaagggaccttaaagatcctgtcatgggcagggacacctttcactgaaCCAGGTGGCttagggccccatccaacctagccttgaacacttccagggatagatCTATTTTTGTTTCATCACCTCAGTGAAAAATATTGGTGCTGTAGGTAATGAAATGCCATGGGTAACATGGGAAGTGATGGATGTCTCCCACATGGCTTCTAGAGTGCTTTTGCTGCAAATTATATCTACACATCACAATGGCTTCTTTTCCTTCTGCTAGGTAATTACACAAGCAAAAGTGTGTGGGATCACCAATGAATCAGAGACGGTCAAAAGGCTTCGTTTGGCAATTGCAAATAAAGATTTTACTTTCAAAGCAGGACAATGGTAAGATCTCCTGGTGTATTTGAGGGGGAAATTACTAGAAGTCCACTATAACAAAGTGATGAAAGATTTCTGGTCCTTGGGCCTTGGAAAAACGTTGTTAATTTATATAATACTATGTTTTCTTATTGGATGCTCTCCAAAGAGCTGATATTTGGCATAATTTTTAAATGGTCGTTATAAAAAATGCTAATATTACTATTAAAAGGGCAGAAGTAGATATTCTTTAAATGTTCAGTTAGAGTGTTTTGGTGTTTTCCTGTGgtttattatattacattgttTCTTCAGGAGTACTTTGAAGTTCACTGCACTTTATTCTGTAGGCTGTCTTTATTTACAAGTTACTTTTACAGTGGAGCTGAGACTGCTGATTTGTAAATTACTTAATTTTGGTTTATTTCTTCCCCTTGAAGTTTCCACTCTGAAAATTAAGCCTGTTAAGTCagattaatatattaatataaatagacatatttgaaaataaaaatcttgAATGATCAAGCCTTTGAAACAATTAGCTGTTTGTTTAAACAAttttacagttttttttttccagggaagtAGTGGATTTTCATGTTTGTCTTCCTTCCTTGTTAAAAATACTCTCACTCAGTAACTTGTTTTTTCCCCcttagaaattaatttaaaactaGGAGTAGTTGCTTTTGGCAATGGACATTTAAATGTTCTTAAACTTTTTATTGGCTTTGGCCATCTGAAAGTGGTTTTGTTGAAATCAAAGTATAGCTGCTGGGGTACTAGCAGCATATGTTACTCATGGAGTGTTAATATGCTGGCTTTTAAATTTAGAACCAGAACACAAGATGCTGATTAGCAATAATTTGTTTGTGAAGTAATTTGCTACAGTTTTTGCACATGTGCAGTGACTCATATTAAATTATTTCTTGCCAGTACTTGCAACGTACATTTACCCTCCAAAAATGTTTTTGAAATTACCATGCTGGAAACTGAGAGCTTTAATTATAATTACTCTTCTTCATTTTTATTCTTCCTTGAAAGTGTTCTAGTGCTATTGTAAGGTACACCCCAACTTCTCTGTACTTGTATCTATAAACTGAGGTTGCATTTTTTTGATGAGCAACACATTTTCCTGAGCAGAAAAGGCTAAGTTGGTAGAATTTGCTATAGTAAGATGTTACAGTCAAAGATTGTCACTAAAATGTTTACATTTTCTGAAAATGTTCTAGTTAGTGAATTTGTTTTGCAAGCACTTTGGCAGATACTGGTCTTTATCTGACTTCAAATAATAATGAAGAGACTTGTTGCTGTTACATCTTTTGATTTACTGAAACATGCATTGAGGTATATGCATGTTGCAAATACTTTGAAGAAGTAGCTTTGTGATTTTAGTGTTTCTGATCTCTCACTCCAGCAATGGGTAATTATTACTCATTTCTTAAAGATATGGTTTAGGTGGGTTTTAAAAGAAGGGAAGTAAAAAAGCACCCTGAGATCTCTAGTTCACATCTATTTGTGCCTAGCCTTGTGGTGGGTTTTCTTCacttttttcccttctgctgctcttttctcttAGGCTGTCACATTTCTTCAGGAGCCCTCTCACCCTTCCTAACATGGCTGAGACAAGCCATCAAAGCTAGTCCACTATAAGATAGTAAACTGTGCCTTGAAATCTCTCATAGTTAGGTACTTGGGGAAAAATGCATCTGCATTAGTATTTGGGAAAGGTAAAAACCATGTTTGATGgtaaaaaaggtaaaaaacaTGTTTTGCAATAATGTTTGTGTGTTTCCCCACCAGGCATGGATAAGGTTTCCCTTACATGCCAAGGAGAACATTTGACTTGAATATAAATTATTACTTTACAGCATAAATTCTCATATTTTTCGTTAATTTAAGTAAGTTGATCTTAGTAGGAAGATTATTTTCCACCAGAGGGAGGTAAAGAGCTTCAGCAGCGCCGTGAGATATTCTTTGGCAGGATAAAGGCTGCAATTCAAGAGTCAACCTTTCTCAGCTGCCAGAGCCTGACTGTCAATAAAGCTGGGCCCCACAGGTAGTGGGGCTGCACAAACTGAGGACACTGAAATAAGCTTGtcatttttttttgttgtagACCATTCTTTTGCAGTCAGGTATCTTTATGCACCATCAAGATATTGTAAGCATCAAGTTAAAAATGATATCACACTGTATGCATTCTTTGagagaaagagatttttttttcttcaaagggTGAATTTTTCGTGGagtaagcagatttttttttcttcttcaaaaaGTGGTGAACTACTCAAAGTGCTTCTCTCTTTCCTCAAGCATTTGTGGTGTCTGTGAAAAATACAGCCTTGCTGTTTAAAGAAAATACCTGTGCAGTAGCAGTCAGTGTTTATTTCTTGTTGCATCCCCACTTAACTAATACTGAGCCAGCCTAACCCAGGCTAGAATTGAATACGGGTTTCTGGTACCTGGCATTGTTTATCAGCGTGGCTGTCTCCTAAGGGGACCAGCACAACTGCTCATAGGCATTTGGTTTATTGTGCAATACAGTGCTTTTGTTATGTGCTGTAGAAAGCAGAAGCATTTAAAGACTTATAGAACACAGAGGAATGCAGATGATAGATCATAAACCAACCTGTAATTTTTTTCTGGATTCTTTGGAAGCCTCATCAAGGCTTATCAAAGCCCTACTTCTATGAGACTGAATTATAGTTCGTATATAGTAATGGCTTGCCTTCCATACTCTCTGCTGGCTGGTATTGCAGAAGCTTAGCCACATGTTACCTTCTTATCTGTACAAACTCGTGCATGGTTTGCCTCTAAGCTGAAAGAAAAAACTGGGAATTTATTCCAGGTCAATTTCCTATAACCTAAGAAAGCGATATCTGCCACCAGAGGGAGCTGCAGTTCTGCTGCCAGCTGTGGACTTCTTATATGGGAGATTTTTCACATACTGTCGGTTTTATTTCAGGTATTTCATCTGCTCAGGAAAAGAAAGTGTTTAATATAAAGTAATTTCCATAAAATTAGAATGCCAGTCTTATGTTTGAAAATTGAAGAGCCCATCAAAGGGATCAAAAAGAGTGGGAATGAAACTACTCTATCAGACCATAATTATGTTTTTGTTCTAATATGCAAATAATTGATTTTAAACACTTAGAATTCTAGTCTGTTGTGAAAAATGGCATCTAATGCTAAAAGCAGAATGGTTTGGAAACCTTCTAGTTTAGCAAACATGATGACAAGGTTCTAGAAGAAAATAATTCTAAGGAAATGGTGTTGTTTAAGGTTAACTCAATTTTTGGAAAAGTTACTTTACAACAATGAAGATGTTGTAAAGGAaagaaaattgaaacaaaggCAGCCACATTATTTTGGCTATTGCTGTCCATGTTTgggttgtggcttttttttttaagttctgtgTCTGATCTATTTTTAGGGTCGATTTCTTTATTCCTGGAGTATCTGTAGTTGGGGGATTCTCAATATGTTCAAGCCCTGGCCTGTTAGAACGAGAAGGAATACTGGAGCTGGCAGTAAAGCACACTGCTCATCCTCCTGCTCACTGGATTCACACTGAGGTAAATGAAATTCACTGGGAAATTGGGCTTGCTCTCTTTTTTTGAGGTAAAGGGGGTGGTGTGTGTTTTTAGACCACTTTGTGCTATTAACTGCAAAATTCACATTGACTTCTTTAAGCATTTTTGATACAACATAAATCTTTAAACCTTTTGTTCAGTAAGGGACTAAAATTGGATGTTTATATGGAAATGTGGTTATTGTGATCTTTTGTCACCACTGGTGCTTACAGTGGACTTAAAAGTGATATTGTAGTTAGTGTATATAAGGGTTCTCACTCCTTTGGAATTAATGAATTTTTGAAAAACCTCTGTTCTAACTTACATCCCTGAGAACAGGCAGTGTTACACAGTATAAAGTTACCTCTGATAACCTTCCATAATCCCTGATTATTTCTGTAAAGATAAACTGGGGATCATTGACAAATCACAGATAGATAGAGATTATTAAAGGGGAGCCAAGGAAGATACTTAGATCAGTTCTTCTGAAATGATAAAACATTTCAGAATATCTACAGTATTCTTTTAAATGCACAGTATTTTTGTAATAAATACATAACACAGGGCTTGGGATTTTCGCTGTCTGAAAAGTAAAGTCTGAGACTTGGCCTTGTGGTGTTTTGTTTATCATTTACCACATTTAGTTTGTCAGATGAGTCACATGTTTCATCAGTAATCTGTCCTatcaactttttttcttttcaaagtctCTGGAAACTATTTAAGAATTTTTGATGTTGTAAATCAGTTTTTATTGTTGAGTTTTCTGGTGGGATTTATAGGATAAATCTTTAGTTAAGGGGTAACCTACATCAAACCTGATGCCATGGAGAAACCTCCAGGGTATACATGGACTCTTCTAGCTAAACAAAAGTGCATGCTTTTCTACAGGAAACAAGCAGAAAAAATAGCAACCTAGAATTCAGAAATGTTGTATATATGGTGACAATACTGGTGCTTACTTGTTTAAAAATTGTCCTAAAGGAAGTTGGTATCTCAGGTTAAAAATGTTATGGGAATAGTTAGCACTGATTTACTCACTGTATTTGTGGTTTTAGAGGTATTTATTTCTTAATATTACTGTATATAAAATAGTAAATTTTAGCACCATGTGTTTTATATAACTTGAGGAAGGTGTAgccttttctttaaaaagtagCCATGTGATGTATTGATTGCTTCACTTTTCTGCCTGAGCTGTGTCTATAAATTAGCCTAAAGGACAACACTTTCTCGTGTTAGTAAAATAGAATTTTACTATTTTTTCTTAGTATACTAACTTATTGTTATCATTGTCATGGCCAAAGCATGGAAATATCTGGAAGAGTGCTTATTAAGAGATTCTCCCCAAATCCCATGTCCAGTCTTGAGGAACTATGGCTGGTTAAAGGGGCAGATGTGAGATTATTTCTCCCTAAAATTGCTTATTTCCTCAAAGGGTACCATATTCTGTGTCCTCCTTAGGCCACGTGGATCTGGAACACACAGGGGTTTGTGCTTCTCTAGACCAGAGTAAAACATGGTGGGAAAGGCTGGCAGTGTCCATCACAAGGGAGAGAGAAATCAGTTTCAGTTAATGAATGCTCATTGCCCTACAGTATGCTGGAGAgacaatagttctgcaataattAAGAGAAGCAAGAAAGTTGTTGGGTGTTTTTAATGATCATGCTTGCTATCTTAGGAACCCCTGTGTTCTATGCACTACCTGCATCCAAGGGCCTCCTTCTTGCTCCTGGTGGAATTGTTACACATTGCACCTTAGCTGTCTGTGCAGCCTTGGTTAATGGAGCTCCCTTTGCTTCAGTTTACTGTTTCCTGCTGTGAGAAGAATTCTTTGGAGGAAGTGTTTTCATTCTCTAAGCTAATTTTTCAGCAGTTCCTAtagcttctttttctcttttccattcCCACCTTCCTTGCTTTCCCTAtccctttcattttattttttaaaacctgTACATGGCCTAAGTGCTCTTATTTGTTCTGTCAGCATGCAGTGATGTGGAAGAACTCACCCGACCTCTCTGTACTGCAGCTTCACCCTTCAGACAGGATGCACTGCTGCTTTACCAAGGAGATACTGACCCaagtggatttttttgttgttgcagcTTTTGTTTTCCATGTATCAAAAAAACATGCTTGGACAcatttttttagaaaataatttctcaCATACAAGTGAAGAGTAAGAGAGattttctcctgatttttcttcttctaagtCCCTGAAGTTGCAACTGCAGAAGTGATTCTGCAAGAAGTATTCTTGTGGATACTTGCTTTACTTCTGAATGGTTTTTAATTTTAAGGAGTGGGAATGGAAAAACTTTCTGTATATGCAACTTATTCTGACCTTCAGTGACCTCACAGGAAGGCCTTTTTTAGCATGAAGTTGCTTTTGGGTAGAAATGTGATTTCACATGTTGAGCTTGAGTTTTCATAACCACGCATTGTTGTTGGAAAACTGTGAATCGTTCCTCTTTCACCTCTTATGGGGATAGGAAGGGggagtcaccatcctgccttacCATAAGACTGAAACTTTTGAAAGTAGAACTAGATCCCTAGAGACAGTAGAACTAGATCCTAGATCCCTGGGTTACTTCAGATAGTTGGAAAATGTGTGTATATTTTAAAGTCCTTCTGTTTTTTCTTCACTggtcaattaaaataaaaatcacagcCCAGCAAACCATGTGACTGGGATGCAAAAAGAGTAAGATTTCAACTTCTGCATTTAGTTCTGAAATTAAATATCTTCTTTTCCATCCTAGTGTACTCTTGACTCAGAAGTGGCTCTGCGAGTGGGAGGTGATTTCTTCTTTGATCCTCAGCCTGGTGACTCCCCTGTAAACCTAGTGCTGATAGCAGGGGGTGTTGGAATTAACCCATTGTTTTCTATACTGCTGCATATAGCAGATCTTCATGGATACCAAGAGGGTAAAGGAAATAGACACAAATTGGGGACAGCGAAGTTGTACTACAGTGCAAAAAATACCAGCGAACTCTTGTTTAAGGTAAATCAAaagttcttttttaaaaaaacaggtCTCAGCTATTCAGCTGCTAGTGTGTACATCAATGTTACCAAATTCTAGAGTCCTTGTGTGTAAGACACTGTACAAACAGAGACAAAAGTCACTTCCTGCCTCAAatcccgtgtgtgttttgttaacTACTTATGCCAGTGTACAAAGTAAGGCTGTTACTGGACACATCTGCTCCCACTGATTTTGATAAGTCAATTACCCCTGAATTTTAATATTTCCCTGCAATTTACTGTGATCTTGTAAGAGCATCATAGTATACTAAaggttatatatatatgtatatacacactaATAGTCTGCATAGTGCTGTAATTCTGTAACCACATAGTCTAAGTAGAGATTGTATTGAATGTAAAGACTAGAAAAGAATAATTCTATCCAAAGGAATACTTTCTAAAATTACAGCAGAATTTTATTGATAATATATTACTTACTAATAAGTACTAGTGTATGAATGATGCATTTATAGCTGCTTTTAAAACTGCTTGTTTTACTGCAGTACTTCATCAACATTTACTCAGCAATTAACAATCAGATGTCACATTCAGCCATTAAGGTTTATTGACAAT
The sequence above is drawn from the Melospiza melodia melodia isolate bMelMel2 chromosome 1, bMelMel2.pri, whole genome shotgun sequence genome and encodes:
- the OXNAD1 gene encoding oxidoreductase NAD-binding domain-containing protein 1 isoform X1; translation: MMAHATIYVGCTVPQLLRGAQSRIFPSHSPLGVLRHSAFCYCTGNGTIKSKRKMDHLERTANNFRQEVITQAKVCGITNESETVKRLRLAIANKDFTFKAGQWVDFFIPGVSVVGGFSICSSPGLLEREGILELAVKHTAHPPAHWIHTECTLDSEVALRVGGDFFFDPQPGDSPVNLVLIAGGVGINPLFSILLHIADLHGYQEGKGNRHKLGTAKLYYSAKNTSELLFKKNILGLMKAFPGKIWCCFHVTQQRSQICKELQPHITEGRISEKDLEKHVSNDTSWYICGPPPMIESISKLLTNIGVPRNRVFFEKWW
- the OXNAD1 gene encoding oxidoreductase NAD-binding domain-containing protein 1 isoform X2, whose amino-acid sequence is MMAHATIYVGCTVPQLLRGAQSRIFPSHSPLGVLRHSAFCYCTGNGTIKSKRKMDHLERTANNFRQEVITQAKVCGITNESETVKRLRLAIANKDFTFKAGQWVDFFIPGVSVVGGFSICSSPGLLEREGILELAVKHTAHPPAHWIHTECTLDSEVALRVGADLHGYQEGKGNRHKLGTAKLYYSAKNTSELLFKKNILGLMKAFPGKIWCCFHVTQQRSQICKELQPHITEGRISEKDLEKHVSNDTSWYICGPPPMIESISKLLTNIGVPRNRVFFEKWW
- the OXNAD1 gene encoding oxidoreductase NAD-binding domain-containing protein 1 isoform X3 is translated as MMAHATIYVGCTVPQLLRGAQSRIFPSHSPLGVLRHSAFCYCTGNGTIKSKRKMDHLERTANNFRQEVITQAKVCGITNESETVKRLRLAIANKDFTFKAGQWVDFFIPGVSVVGGFSICSSPGLLEREGILELAVKHTAHPPAHWIHTECTLDSEVALRVGDLHGYQEGKGNRHKLGTAKLYYSAKNTSELLFKKNILGLMKAFPGKIWCCFHVTQQRSQICKELQPHITEGRISEKDLEKHVSNDTSWYICGPPPMIESISKLLTNIGVPRNRVFFEKWW